The Acanthochromis polyacanthus isolate Apoly-LR-REF ecotype Palm Island chromosome 5, KAUST_Apoly_ChrSc, whole genome shotgun sequence genome includes a window with the following:
- the LOC110966532 gene encoding MICOS complex subunit Mic10 has protein sequence MAEEHGRKWDRCLADTALKTVTGLGVGIVFSVLLFKRRTWPVAFGSGLGVGMGYTNCQNDFRSPYLIHGRMVKDQ, from the exons ATGGCGGAGGAACACGGACGGAAGTGGGACCGCTGCCTCGCTGATACAGCCCTGAAGACAG TAACAGGCCTCGGTGTTGGCATCGTGTTCTCTGTCCTTCTCTTTAAAC GTCGTACTTGGCCTGTTGCGTTTGGTTCAGGTTTGGGAGTGGGCATGGGATACACCAACTGCCAGAATGACTTCAGGTCACCGTATCTGATTCACGGCCGCATGGTTAAG GACCAGTAA